A single window of Actinoallomurus bryophytorum DNA harbors:
- the rpsR gene encoding 30S ribosomal protein S18 produces MAKPPPRKPKKKVCLFCQEKLSYVDYKDTALLRKFISDRGKIRARRVTGNCTQHQRDVATAIKNAREMALLPYTSTAR; encoded by the coding sequence ATGGCGAAACCACCACCGCGCAAGCCGAAGAAGAAGGTTTGCCTGTTCTGCCAGGAGAAACTCTCCTACGTCGACTACAAGGACACGGCGCTGCTGCGCAAGTTCATCTCCGACCGCGGCAAGATCCGCGCTCGCCGGGTGACGGGCAACTGCACCCAGCACCAGCGTGACGTCGCCACGGCGATCAAGAACGCCCGCGAGATGGCGCTGCTGCCTTACACCAGCACGGCCCGCTGA
- a CDS encoding single-stranded DNA-binding protein yields the protein MAAGDTQITLVGNLVDDPELRFTPNGQAVAKFRIASTPRFLDRQTNEWKDGESLFLTCNVWRQAAENCAESLQRGMRVIVQGRLKQRSYETREGEKRTVYEIEADEVGPSLKNATAKVNKTQRQGGGGGGFGGGGQGGGGGFGGGNQGGGGFGGGQGGQGGGGGASQPADDPWATGGGGGGGGFSDDPPF from the coding sequence ATGGCAGCAGGCGACACCCAGATCACGCTCGTCGGCAACCTGGTCGACGACCCGGAACTCCGCTTCACCCCCAACGGCCAGGCGGTCGCGAAGTTCCGCATCGCCTCCACTCCGCGATTCCTCGACCGGCAGACGAACGAGTGGAAGGACGGCGAGAGCCTCTTTCTCACCTGCAACGTCTGGCGGCAGGCGGCCGAAAACTGCGCCGAGAGCCTCCAGCGCGGCATGCGGGTCATCGTCCAGGGCCGGCTCAAGCAGCGGTCGTACGAGACCCGCGAGGGTGAGAAGCGCACCGTCTACGAGATCGAGGCCGACGAGGTCGGTCCGTCCCTGAAGAACGCCACCGCGAAGGTCAACAAGACCCAGCGGCAGGGCGGGGGCGGCGGCGGTTTCGGCGGCGGCGGCCAAGGTGGTGGCGGCGGCTTCGGCGGCGGCAACCAGGGCGGCGGTGGCTTCGGCGGCGGCCAGGGCGGCCAGGGCGGCGGAGGCGGCGCCAGCCAGCCTGCCGACGACCCGTGGGCCACCGGAGGCGGTGGCGGGGGCGGAGGATTCTCCGACGACCCGCCGTTCTAA
- a CDS encoding ATP-binding protein, producing MTAPLVQRDEPAAGEVAAASYGARLPVSLTPPPRQLPGDVAAFTGRRTQLADLDRLLAESTVNATAVVISAVSGTAGVGKTALAVHWGHRVAKAFPDGQLYLNLRGYDPDRPMQAAEALEVFLRTLGVEAAAIPHRLDERAARYRTLLADRKMLVLLDNAHSVDQVRDLLPGSPSCLVLVTSRGTLPGLVVRHGAVRINLDVLTSEDAITLLRRLVGSRLDDEPEQAAALVERCARLPLAIRIAAELAAARPSVPLSQLVDELGDESRRLDLLATEEDDYTTVRTVFSWSCRHLSDDALSAFQLLGLHPGRDIDLDATAALLGSDRTATRRLLDLLCRAHLVEETGRGRFGMHDLLRAYAAEQAARRDDRHAALTRLFDHYLHTAVRAVELARPHDPWLTAEGANLIAVAAAAVDVSPRHTIELSDCLAHHLDTRARYRDGLSLHRLALRAMRARHDRAGEGDALDRLGIAYMRTGSYPEAIDHHRRALAIHRELGDLAAEGRARHGLGTVAWRLGRYDEAREHLEAALGIRRQLGDLPGEGAALYGLGTVYRQVGDYGEAMDHQRRALAIYRECGDQIGESRVLINLGATIERVGGYDEALDHYERALTINREIGNRLGEAVALTNLGAVTARLGRFAEGLVHQENALPLYREIGNRVGLADALHCLGTLHHLTGRHDEALDHLRRSIALAHEIGEADVETSALVDLGEALRAIGKDDDAAAAYRSALALAEQTGDRYERARALSGLGRLSRAAGDLEGARRAWRVAAAFYDTLGVPEAAETHELLAALDQD from the coding sequence GTGACCGCACCCCTCGTTCAGCGGGACGAGCCGGCGGCGGGTGAGGTGGCGGCCGCGTCGTACGGGGCTCGGCTGCCCGTCAGCCTCACGCCCCCGCCGCGTCAGCTTCCCGGTGACGTGGCGGCGTTCACCGGCCGCCGTACCCAGCTCGCCGACCTGGACCGCTTACTCGCCGAGTCCACCGTCAACGCCACCGCCGTCGTGATCTCCGCGGTCTCCGGTACCGCGGGCGTCGGCAAGACCGCGCTGGCCGTGCACTGGGGACATCGGGTCGCCAAGGCGTTCCCCGACGGGCAGCTCTATCTCAACCTGCGGGGATACGACCCTGATCGGCCGATGCAGGCGGCCGAGGCGCTGGAGGTGTTCCTGCGTACGCTCGGCGTCGAGGCGGCGGCCATCCCGCACCGGCTGGACGAGCGTGCCGCGCGGTACCGCACCCTGCTCGCGGACCGGAAGATGCTGGTGCTGCTCGACAACGCCCACTCGGTCGACCAGGTCCGTGACCTGTTGCCGGGCAGCCCGTCCTGCCTTGTGCTGGTGACGAGCCGTGGCACCCTGCCCGGCCTGGTCGTACGCCACGGCGCCGTGCGCATCAACCTCGACGTCTTGACCAGCGAGGACGCCATCACCCTGCTCCGCCGCCTCGTCGGTTCGCGGCTGGACGACGAGCCCGAGCAGGCGGCGGCGCTGGTCGAGCGCTGTGCCCGGCTGCCGCTGGCGATCCGGATCGCGGCCGAGCTGGCCGCCGCACGACCATCGGTGCCTCTGTCCCAGCTGGTGGACGAGCTCGGCGACGAGTCGCGCCGGCTCGACCTGCTGGCCACCGAGGAGGACGACTACACGACGGTGCGTACGGTGTTCTCCTGGTCGTGCCGGCACCTGTCCGACGACGCACTGTCGGCGTTCCAGCTGCTCGGGCTGCACCCGGGCCGCGACATCGACCTCGATGCGACCGCTGCCCTGCTCGGCTCGGACCGGACGGCGACGCGGCGGCTCCTCGACCTCTTGTGCCGCGCCCATCTCGTGGAGGAGACCGGCAGAGGCCGATTCGGCATGCACGACCTGCTGCGCGCGTACGCGGCGGAGCAGGCCGCGCGGCGGGACGACCGGCACGCCGCACTGACCCGGCTGTTCGACCACTACCTGCACACCGCCGTACGCGCCGTGGAGCTGGCCCGGCCGCACGATCCCTGGCTGACCGCCGAGGGTGCCAACCTGATCGCGGTGGCGGCGGCGGCCGTCGACGTCTCACCCCGGCACACCATCGAGCTGTCCGACTGCCTCGCCCACCACCTCGACACGCGCGCGCGGTACCGCGACGGGCTCAGCCTCCACCGCCTGGCCCTGCGTGCCATGCGGGCGCGCCACGATCGGGCCGGTGAGGGCGACGCGCTCGACCGGCTCGGGATCGCGTACATGAGGACCGGGTCCTACCCGGAGGCCATCGACCACCACCGGCGGGCGCTCGCGATCCACCGTGAGCTCGGTGACCTGGCCGCAGAGGGCCGCGCCCGGCACGGCCTGGGCACCGTGGCCTGGCGGCTCGGCCGCTACGACGAGGCACGCGAGCACCTGGAGGCCGCGCTGGGGATCAGGCGCCAGCTCGGTGACCTGCCCGGCGAGGGCGCGGCCCTGTACGGACTGGGCACGGTGTACCGGCAGGTGGGCGACTACGGCGAGGCGATGGACCATCAGCGCCGCGCACTGGCGATCTACCGTGAGTGCGGCGACCAGATCGGCGAAAGCCGGGTGCTCATCAACCTCGGCGCCACCATCGAGCGGGTCGGCGGGTACGACGAGGCCCTCGACCACTACGAACGCGCACTCACGATCAATCGCGAGATCGGCAACCGGCTCGGTGAGGCCGTCGCGCTGACCAACCTCGGCGCGGTCACCGCCCGGCTCGGACGATTCGCCGAAGGGCTCGTCCACCAGGAGAACGCGCTGCCGCTGTACCGCGAGATCGGCAACCGGGTCGGGCTGGCCGACGCGCTGCACTGCCTCGGCACCCTCCATCACCTGACCGGCCGGCACGACGAGGCGCTGGACCACCTGCGGCGCTCGATCGCGCTCGCCCACGAGATCGGCGAGGCCGACGTCGAGACCAGCGCGCTCGTCGACCTCGGCGAGGCCCTTCGCGCCATCGGCAAGGACGACGACGCCGCCGCGGCGTACCGGTCCGCGCTGGCACTGGCCGAACAGACCGGTGACCGGTACGAACGTGCCCGCGCGCTGTCCGGGCTGGGCCGGCTGAGCCGCGCCGCCGGCGACCTCGAGGGGGCCCGGCGGGCGTGGCGGGTCGCCGCGGCGTTCTACGACACGC
- a CDS encoding deoxyribonuclease IV gives MVRIGAHVDQTDPLAAAAAKKAEAVQFFLGDPQGWKAPVLPEKHEEIRDSDVDVYVHSPYVVNVATSNNRIRIPSRKILTQQLEGAAKIGAKGLIVHGGHVLKNDDPQVGFDNWRKVFERMETPTPVPVLIENTAGGDNAMARMLERIARLWDALDGFDVGFCLDTCHAHAAGEDLVDVVARVKAITGRIDLVHCNDSRDAFGSGADRHTNLGDGQIDPDLILGVVREAGAPVIVETPGDGQAADIAWLRDNL, from the coding sequence ATGGTGCGTATCGGAGCCCACGTCGACCAGACCGACCCTCTCGCCGCGGCCGCCGCGAAGAAGGCCGAGGCGGTGCAGTTCTTCCTCGGCGATCCGCAGGGGTGGAAAGCACCCGTGCTGCCCGAAAAACACGAGGAGATCCGCGACTCCGACGTCGACGTCTACGTGCACTCGCCGTACGTCGTCAACGTGGCGACCTCCAACAACCGCATCCGGATCCCGAGCCGCAAGATCCTCACCCAGCAGCTCGAGGGCGCGGCGAAGATCGGCGCGAAGGGCCTGATCGTCCATGGCGGCCACGTGCTCAAGAACGACGACCCGCAGGTCGGCTTCGACAACTGGCGCAAGGTCTTCGAGCGGATGGAGACCCCGACCCCCGTCCCGGTCCTGATCGAGAACACCGCCGGCGGCGACAACGCCATGGCCAGGATGCTGGAGCGCATCGCCCGGCTCTGGGACGCGCTGGACGGCTTCGACGTGGGGTTCTGCCTCGACACGTGTCACGCGCACGCGGCCGGCGAGGACCTCGTCGACGTCGTCGCCCGTGTGAAGGCCATCACCGGCCGGATCGACCTCGTCCACTGCAACGACAGCCGGGACGCCTTCGGCTCCGGCGCCGACCGCCACACCAACCTCGGTGACGGTCAGATCGACCCTGACCTGATCCTGGGCGTCGTACGCGAGGCGGGCGCACCGGTCATCGTGGAGACTCCCGGCGACGGCCAGGCGGCCGACATCGCCTGGCTACGCGACAACCTCTGA
- the rpsF gene encoding 30S ribosomal protein S6 translates to MRRYELMVILDPSTEDRTVAPSLDQFLNVVKTDGGSVEKVDVWGRRRLSYDIEKKSEGVYAVIDLTATPATVKELDRQLNLQDTILRTKVIRPEAH, encoded by the coding sequence ATGCGTCGTTACGAACTCATGGTCATCCTCGACCCCAGCACCGAAGACCGCACTGTCGCGCCGTCGCTCGACCAGTTCCTCAACGTCGTGAAGACCGACGGTGGCAGCGTCGAGAAGGTCGACGTCTGGGGCCGCCGGCGCCTGTCGTATGACATCGAGAAGAAGTCCGAAGGTGTCTACGCGGTGATCGACCTGACGGCGACCCCTGCCACGGTCAAGGAACTCGACCGGCAGCTGAACCTTCAGGACACCATTCTGCGCACGAAGGTCATCCGGCCCGAGGCCCACTGA
- a CDS encoding barstar family protein produces the protein MIEELLTGRTQPGMHTWHADRREAARGVTEAERAGWRVFWLDATGVRDKAALLERCQEEFALPSYFGHNWDALEDSLKDLSWAPATRGYLVVYDHWQDLAEAEIHRTLVDVLASAVAYWRPTPTPMAVVLLDSEVVA, from the coding sequence ATGATCGAGGAACTGCTCACCGGGCGTACGCAGCCCGGGATGCACACGTGGCACGCCGACCGCCGCGAGGCGGCGCGCGGGGTGACCGAGGCCGAGCGGGCGGGCTGGCGGGTCTTCTGGCTCGACGCGACCGGCGTACGCGACAAGGCGGCGCTGCTCGAACGGTGCCAGGAGGAGTTCGCGCTGCCCTCCTACTTCGGCCACAACTGGGACGCCTTGGAGGACAGCCTCAAGGACCTGTCGTGGGCGCCGGCCACGCGCGGGTACCTCGTGGTGTACGACCACTGGCAGGACCTGGCCGAGGCCGAGATCCACCGCACCCTCGTGGACGTCCTCGCGTCGGCCGTCGCCTACTGGCGGCCGACGCCGACGCCGATGGCGGTGGTCCTGCTCGACTCAGAGGTTGTCGCGTAG
- the rplI gene encoding 50S ribosomal protein L9 encodes MKLILTQQVSGLGAPGEVVEVKDGYGRNYLIPRGFAMLWSRGAEKQIDSIRKARSAREIASIEQAESIRGDIERLKVRLPSRAGESGRLFGAVTPADIAGAVKAAGGPQLDKRRIEVRNPIKTVGAHSVAVRLHPEVSAKIDLEVVKG; translated from the coding sequence ATGAAGCTCATCCTTACTCAGCAGGTCTCCGGTCTCGGCGCCCCCGGCGAGGTCGTGGAGGTCAAGGACGGTTACGGCCGTAACTACCTGATCCCGCGCGGCTTCGCCATGCTGTGGAGCCGCGGTGCCGAAAAGCAGATCGACTCGATCCGCAAGGCCCGCAGCGCCCGCGAGATCGCCAGCATCGAGCAGGCGGAGTCCATCCGCGGCGACATCGAGCGTCTGAAGGTCCGGCTGCCCAGCCGCGCCGGCGAGAGCGGCCGCCTGTTCGGCGCCGTCACGCCGGCCGACATCGCCGGTGCCGTCAAGGCGGCCGGTGGCCCGCAGCTCGACAAGCGGCGCATCGAGGTCCGCAACCCGATCAAGACGGTCGGCGCCCACAGCGTCGCCGTCCGCCTCCACCCGGAGGTCAGCGCCAAGATCGACCTTGAGGTCGTCAAGGGCTGA